DNA from Aureimonas sp. AU20:
GACCGGTGCCGATCTGAAGGCCAGCCTGCACGACAGCTTGGAGGGGATCGATCTCGCGATCGACGATTTCTGCCGCGTCGGCTCCTCCGCCCTCGACCTGCCGCTCGCCTTCTCCATCGCCCAACGAATCCGCTTTCATCTCGCCCGGCCGGATTGCGACGGCGTCGTCGTCACGCACGGCACCGACACGATGGAGGAAAGCGCCTTTCTGGCCGATCTGCTGATCGAAGGCGACAAGCCCGTGGTCTTCACCGGGGCGCAGAAGAGCGCCGACGCGCCCGACACGGACGGGCCACGCAACATCGCCCAGTCCGTGCGCCTCGCCGCCTCGCCGCTGGCGCGCGGGCTCGGCGCCCTGGTGTGCTTCGAGGACGAGTTCCACGCCGCGCGCGACGTGACCAAGACCCACACCTCGCGCACCGACACGTTCCGCTCGGGCGAGCATGGCAAGTTGGGCGAGGTGGACGGCGCGGACGTAATCCTCCACCGCCGCCCCGTGATTCGCCGCACCTATGCGCCGGCTCGCATCGAAACCGAGGTGGAACTGGTCAAGCTCGGGCTCGGCACCGGCGACAAGGTGATCCGCTATCTCGCGGCGAGCGGCACGAAGGCGATCGTGATCGAGGGCTTCGGGCGCGGCAATTGCAGGCCTGTCGTGACCGAGGCGATCGGCGAGATCGTCGCCGGCGGCGTGCCTGTCATCATGTGCTCGCGCTGCCCCGAGGGCCGGGTCAAGCCGATCTACGGAAATGGCGCGGGCAAGGACGTGGAGCGAAACGGCGGACTCTTCGCTGGCGATCTCACCGGCGTGAAGGCGCGCATTCTCGCCGCCGTGGTGCTGGGCCTGGAGGACGGGCCGGAGCGGCTGCGCGAGGAGATCGCTTTTTTCGGCGGCTGAGGCTGCGAGGGCAGGGCGCCTCGCCCTGTCGAAGGGAAAGGCGCGTCGCGGTCAGGCGTCGAAGCTTGCTCCGAGCGCGTCCACCAGGGCGCGCCAGCGCGGGTCTTCCGGCCGGCCTTCCCCGCGCACGCCGAAGAACTGCACGGGCAGCGCGCCTTTGGCGTCGAAGAGTTCCACGGAGGTGAGCAGGCCGTCGCGCGTCGGCTTGCGCACGGCGAAGGCCTCGGCCACGAGATCCTCGCGCAGATGCAGGTCGAAGCCGGGGTCGAGCACGTTGATCCACGGTCCCATGGCGCGGATGGTCCGGACCGGGCCGGAATGGATCTGGATGCAGCCCCGGCTGCCGACGAAGCACATGATCGGAAGGCTCTCAGCGCTCGCCGCTTCCAGAAGGCGCGTCGCAGTCTTGGCGCCGAGCGGGCGCACATGCGCCTCGCCCATCAGGTCGAGCGCGCCGCGCCGGCTGACCCCGTGGCGGCGAAGCAGCGGGAAGAACTGATGAACGTCCGCCATGGCTTCGAAGTCGTGGCGGAACGCGTCGGCGTCCACGTTCTTCCTCATCGTCTCGGCCGCGTAGGGCGAAACGGCGAGCGGTTCGGGCGCGCCCAGGGCGAAACGCGCGCGGATCGCCTCGAAGGCCGCCGCGTCGGAGGCGGCGCGCAGATGGATCTTGATCGCCGCTTCACCCGACGCGTCGAAAATCTGGATCGAGCGGCGCGGCCCGGCCTTGTCGGGCAGCTCCAGCGCGAAGCACGAGGCCCAATGCTTGGGAAACAGGCGAAGGTCGATCGGCGGGTTGATCACGAGCCCTGCGTGTTCTCCGAAATGGATGCCGCCGAACGCGCCGACCTTCTCATGGACGGCGACGTCGTTGCGCGTCAGCACCATGATCTCGCCGAGCGCCGGCAGAGCCTCCACCAGCGCCTTGGGCTCCAGCGCCAGACGCACGACCTCCGGCCCCTGATGGGTTGCCAGAAGCTCGGCCTCCGACAGGCCGAGTTCGGCGGCGAGATCGCGGCTGCGCTTGCCCGTGGCGTAGAAGGGCGTGGCGGACAGGTCGGTCAATGTATCCATGCGGATGTCCTCGAAAGCGGCGCCGCCGTCTGCGGCAGAACGAAGGGCTGGGGCGGGAAGGGCGTCGCGCCGACCGCGAGGCGGATGCGGAAGACCTCTTCCACCAGCGCGTCGGTCAAGACGGCGGCGGGCGGCCCGTCGGCGGCGACGCGCCCGTTCTGCATCGCGATGAGCCGGTCGGCGAAGCCGCTCGCCAGATTGAGATCGTGCAACACGGCCACCACCGCACCGCCCGCCGCCGCGAACTCGCGCGCCAGCCCCAGCACGGCGAGCTGGTGGCGGATGTCGAGGCTGGAGACCGGCTCGTCCAGAAAAAGCAGCCGGGCCGTTCCGGCGTGGACCGGCGCGCCGATCTGGCAGAGGACGCGCGCCAGATGCACGCGCTGCTGCTCGCCGCCCGAAAGCTCGTTGTAGAAGCGGCCCGCGAAGTCGGCGAGATCGACGCGGGCGAGCGCGGCGCGAATGGCACCCGGCTCCCGCGCGCGGCCGCCCGCCTCCAGGCCGAAGCGCACGACTTCGGCCACGGTGAACGGAAAGGCGAGGCTGGCGCTTTGCGGCAGGACGGCGCGGCGGCGCGCCAACTGCTCGGGCGAGAAGCGGCCCAGCGGCTGGCCGTCGAGATGCACCTCGCCGCCGGCCGGCGGGAGTTCGCCGGTCATGAGCTTGAGAAGGCTCGACTTGCCCGCCCCGTTCGGCCCGACGATGACGGTGAGCGCGCCCGGCTCGATGCGCAGCGACAGCGGGCGGACGACCTCGCGGCCGCGATAGGAGAGGCTGGCCTGGAGAAGGTCGAGCATGGTCGCGGAAGCCTCACAAACCCGCCAGGCCGCGCCGGCGCAGCAGGATCCACAGGAAGACCGGCGCGCCGAGCGCGGCGGTGAGAATGCCGATCGGCAGTTCCGCCGGGGCGACCAGCGTGCGCGCCGCCATGTCGGCGACGAGCAGCAGCACCGCGCCGCCGAGCGCGGCATTGGGCAGGAGGTGGCGATGGTCCGGCCCGAACCAGAGGCGCAGGAGATGCGGCACGACGATGCCGACGAAGCCGATCGTGCCCGATACGGCGACCGCCGCGCCCGTCGCCAGGGCGACGATGACGATGGTCAGGCGCTTCAGGCGCTGGACGCGGATGCCGAGATGATAGGCCTCGGCCTCGCCCAGGACGATGCCGTTCAGCCCGCGCGCGAGGAAGGGCGCGGCGAGCAGCGCCGCCCCCATCATCGGCAGGCCCGCCCAAAGCTTGGCCCAGGTGGCGCCCCCCAGCCCTCCGAGGCTCCAGAAAGTGAGATCGCGCAGCTGGTTGTCGTTGCTGAGATAAACGAGAAAGCCCGTGCCGGCGGCGGCGAAAGCGCCGAGCGCGATGCCCGCCAGAAGAATCAGCGCCACCGAGGATTGCCCGGCCCGCGTGCCGACGCGGTAGATCAGGAGCGTCGCCGCTAGACCGCCTCCGAAAGCGGAAACCGGCAGGGCATAAAGGCCGAGAGCGGCGGCGAAGGGCGCGAGCACGCTCCCCGAAAGGACGATGGTCGCGACCGCCGCGAAGGCCGCGCCGGAGGACACGCCGATCAGGCCTGGATCGGCCAGCGGATTGCGGAACAACCCTTGCATCATCGCGCCGACCAGCCCGAGCGAGGCGCCGACGAGCGCCCCGAGCAGCACGCGCGGCAGGCGGATCTGCCAGACGATCACCGTGTCGGCGAGCGAGGCGACCTCGCCCTTGGGGCCGGCGAGAAGAATGGCGGCGACCGCGCGTGGCGACAGCAGCGCCGGCCCCGTGCCGAGCGCGACGATCAGCGTGGCGGCGAGAAGCAGGGCGAGAAGCAGCGTCGCGAGCCGGGCCTTGGCGCTGCGGTCGCCGGCAAGCGCCGGGGCAGCCGAGGGTTCGGACGCCTCGCGCGGCGCTCCACGCCTCGCCCCCAGCCGGCGCATGCTCGGCTTGCCGTCCAGCGTATCAGCGGACAAGGGAGGCTCCGAGCCCAGCGTCGGGATAAAGCCTTACTGCTAGATCGCGCAGCGCGGCGGGCGTGCGCGGGCCGAAGCCGAGAAGATAGGCGGCGTCCATGCGGATGACGGCGCCGGCCTGGCCCGCCGGCGTCGCGGCGAGCGCCGGGATCGCCAGCGGATCGCCGCCGCCGGGCCCCGCCCGGTCGAGCATCAGGATCACGTCCGGCTTCAGAGCGGCGGCCGATTCGGGCGAGAGCATCTTGTAGCCCTCCATGTCGCCGAAGACGTTCTCCGCCCCCGCGAGGCGGATCACCGCGTCGGCCCCGGTGCCGTGCCCGGCGGCATTGGCGCGCCCGTCCGCGACCGACAGGAGGAAGAGGACGCGGCGCTTGGACTTGATCTCCGCAAGGTCCCCCCGCAGCGCTTCGAGTTCGCCAGCCATGCGCTGGGCCAGCGCTTCGCCCTCCTCGTCGCGGCCGACGGCTGCGGCGACGAGGCGCATCTTCTGGAGAAGATCGGGCACGCTGTATCCGCTCGGCACATGGCGCACCGGAACGCCCGCCGCGTCGATCAGCGCCACCGCCTCCTTCGGCCCGGCGCCGTCCTCCATCAGGATGAGGTCAGGCGACAGGGACAGGACACCCTCGGCCGAGAGCCCGCGCATGTAGCCGACATTGGGTTTCTCGCTGAGCGCGGCCGGTGGGTAGACGCTGGTCGTGTCCACCGCCGCGATGCGCTTGTCCTCGCCCAGCGCATAGAGAACCTCCGTGATCGCCCCGCCGATCGACACGACGCGGGTGGGCAGCGGCTCGGCCGAGGCGGGGACGGCAAGAAGGGCCAGGAGAAGGGCGGCGACGGGCGTGCGCATGGCAAGTCTTTCCCGGGGGGTGGCTTACATCTGGGCCTGAGTAAGAACGGATGTGCCGAGCCGTCAAGTCATATCGCTAAAATAGGGAAGTCTAAAACCGTTCTAAGAACGATTTCACATTGTAGATATTCAAAATTCGAACGTCTAAAATGTAAATACTGTGAGTCTTATTTGTTTGACTCGGGCGAGATGGCGTCGATAGACAGTGATTCAAGCTCGGTCGCCTAGGGAGATTGTAGAAATCTTCCAATCACAAGGCGCGGCTTGAAACAATCAGCTTGGTCGAGGGGACGAGACAGTGGGACGATGCGTGGCGGTTCGAGCTTTGTTGGTGGGCGTTGCCGCCTCCGCTCTTTGGGCGGCCGGGCCGGCGCGAGCGCAGACGGCGGCACCCGCTCCGAAGGAGGAGGTGCAACTCGACACGGTGGTCGTGACGGGGGGCGGGCCAAGCGCCAGCGAGGGGGCGGCGGGGACGCAAACCACCTCCACCACCAGCCGCGCCACGATCGACCGCAAGCTGATCGACGACATTCAGGATCTCGGCCGTACCCAGGAAGCCGGAGTCTCCTTCAACCGCAATACGAACAGCATCAACATTCGCGGGCTGGAGGGCGCGCGCGTCCTCACCACGATCGACGGCGTGCGCGTGCCCTATCTCGCCGACGTCACGCGCGGCGCCAATGGCGGGGCCGATAGTTTCGATTTCAACGCGCTCTCAGCGCTGGATCTCACGCGCGGCGCCGATCCACTGCTCGGCACCGGGGCGCTCGGCGGCGTTCTGGCGCTGCGCACGCTCGACCCGGAGGACCTGCTGCTGGGCGGGCGGCGGATCGGCGCGCTGACCAAGAACGGCTACGATTCGGCCGACCGGAGCTGGTTCACCAGCAACGCCGCCGCCGTGCGGGCGGGGGACACGCTGGCCCTGGTGCAGGGCGGCACCCGCACCGGGCACGAGACCGACACGATGGGCACGCTCGATCTCTACGGCCCCCAGCGCACCGCGCCGAACCCCGAAGACTACGACCAGTACAATCTGCTGGGGAAGGTCTATCAATATGTCGAGGGCGGCCATCGCTTCGGCCTCACCGGCGAAGTCTTCAACCGCAAGGAAGATTTCGAGGGGCGCACGAGCCAGAGCCGGACGGGCAATTACCGCCCCGGCCAGTATTTCACCGGCGAGGAGGTCGACCGGCGCAAGGCGGCGCTGACCTACGACTTCGATTCGCCCGATGGCGAGGGCTGGATCGATACGGCCAAGATGGTGCTTTACTATCAACAGATCGAGCGCGACACGAGCGTGAACGCTTATCGCACGACCTCGGTGATCGGCCCCTTCTCGCGCAACAACTCGATCGACGAGGAGGCCTTCGGCTTCAACGGCTTTGTCGGCAAGACGTTCGAGACGGGCGAGGTGCAGCACCGTGTGACGCTCGGCACCGAGCTTCGCACGGCCGATACGACCCAATATTCCGCGGGGCGGGACAATTGCTCGCTGAACCGGGCGCGCGATCGCTTCGCCTGCGGCATGCTCCACACCAATCAGGCCGACGCGCCGGATGTGACCAGCCGCATCCTTGGCCTCTATGGCGAGGACGAGGTCGCGCTTCTCGCCGGCCGGCTGCGCGTGACGCCGGGCCTGCGCTTCGACTGGTTCGACAACGACCCCGAAGCGACCCCGGAATACCGGGCGAGCGCGGCTTTCACCGGCACCGTGCCGAACGGCAACAGCGACCACGCCTTCTCGCCCAAGCTCGGGGTGGAATACGATCTCCTGCCGCAGCTCACCGCCTACGCCCAGTACACCAAGGGTTTTCGCGCGCCCACGGTGGGCGAGCTCTACTCGCGCTATGGCGCGGTCGGCTCTTACTTGCGCACCGGCAACGCCGATCTCCTGTCGGAAACCAGCGACGGGTTCGACGCGGGCCTGCGCTATGGCGACGAGGATCTGGGCGCCCAGATCAACGTCTTCACCACGCGCTACCGCAACTTCATCGACACGGTGCAGCTTCGAGCGCCGGGCGGAGAATATCCGCTGGGCGGCGTGTCGAGCTACTACAACATCCCCGACGCGCGGATTTCCGGGGTGGAGCTCGGCAGCCATGTCCGCTTCCTCGACCGTTGGACGGCTCGCGCCTCGCTGGCCTATTCGGAAGGGCGCAACCTGACCGACGACACCTATCTCGACTCCGTCCCGCCGCTGACCGCTATCCTCGGCCTCGGCTACGACCACACGGACTGGGGCGGGGAGGTGACCACCAAGCTCGCGGCGCGGCGCGACAAGGTGGACGACGGGTTCGAGGCCCCGGGCTATGGCGTGGTGGACATGACGGCCTGGTATGAGCCGACGCAAGTGCCGGGGCTGAAGCTCGCGGCCGGCGTGTTCAACCTCTTCGACAAGACCTACTACGACGCGGTGAACGTGCCCGAGACCCGGGCGCAGCCGAGCCTCTACTACACCGAGCCCGGTCGCTCCTTCCGCATCAACGCGACCTATCGGTTCTGAAACGGCGAAGGCCGCCGATCGGCACGAGCCCGGTCGGCGGCCTTCAGCCTTCGGAA
Protein-coding regions in this window:
- a CDS encoding asparaginase, which codes for MARIQLITTGGTIASRPGGAKADVVAEMTGADLKASLHDSLEGIDLAIDDFCRVGSSALDLPLAFSIAQRIRFHLARPDCDGVVVTHGTDTMEESAFLADLLIEGDKPVVFTGAQKSADAPDTDGPRNIAQSVRLAASPLARGLGALVCFEDEFHAARDVTKTHTSRTDTFRSGEHGKLGEVDGADVILHRRPVIRRTYAPARIETEVELVKLGLGTGDKVIRYLAASGTKAIVIEGFGRGNCRPVVTEAIGEIVAGGVPVIMCSRCPEGRVKPIYGNGAGKDVERNGGLFAGDLTGVKARILAAVVLGLEDGPERLREEIAFFGG
- a CDS encoding hemin-degrading factor; this translates as MDTLTDLSATPFYATGKRSRDLAAELGLSEAELLATHQGPEVVRLALEPKALVEALPALGEIMVLTRNDVAVHEKVGAFGGIHFGEHAGLVINPPIDLRLFPKHWASCFALELPDKAGPRRSIQIFDASGEAAIKIHLRAASDAAAFEAIRARFALGAPEPLAVSPYAAETMRKNVDADAFRHDFEAMADVHQFFPLLRRHGVSRRGALDLMGEAHVRPLGAKTATRLLEAASAESLPIMCFVGSRGCIQIHSGPVRTIRAMGPWINVLDPGFDLHLREDLVAEAFAVRKPTRDGLLTSVELFDAKGALPVQFFGVRGEGRPEDPRWRALVDALGASFDA
- a CDS encoding heme ABC transporter ATP-binding protein; the encoded protein is MLDLLQASLSYRGREVVRPLSLRIEPGALTVIVGPNGAGKSSLLKLMTGELPPAGGEVHLDGQPLGRFSPEQLARRRAVLPQSASLAFPFTVAEVVRFGLEAGGRAREPGAIRAALARVDLADFAGRFYNELSGGEQQRVHLARVLCQIGAPVHAGTARLLFLDEPVSSLDIRHQLAVLGLAREFAAAGGAVVAVLHDLNLASGFADRLIAMQNGRVAADGPPAAVLTDALVEEVFRIRLAVGATPFPPQPFVLPQTAAPLSRTSAWIH
- a CDS encoding FecCD family ABC transporter permease, whose product is MRRLGARRGAPREASEPSAAPALAGDRSAKARLATLLLALLLAATLIVALGTGPALLSPRAVAAILLAGPKGEVASLADTVIVWQIRLPRVLLGALVGASLGLVGAMMQGLFRNPLADPGLIGVSSGAAFAAVATIVLSGSVLAPFAAALGLYALPVSAFGGGLAATLLIYRVGTRAGQSSVALILLAGIALGAFAAAGTGFLVYLSNDNQLRDLTFWSLGGLGGATWAKLWAGLPMMGAALLAAPFLARGLNGIVLGEAEAYHLGIRVQRLKRLTIVIVALATGAAVAVSGTIGFVGIVVPHLLRLWFGPDHRHLLPNAALGGAVLLLVADMAARTLVAPAELPIGILTAALGAPVFLWILLRRRGLAGL
- a CDS encoding heme/hemin ABC transporter substrate-binding protein — protein: MRTPVAALLLALLAVPASAEPLPTRVVSIGGAITEVLYALGEDKRIAAVDTTSVYPPAALSEKPNVGYMRGLSAEGVLSLSPDLILMEDGAGPKEAVALIDAAGVPVRHVPSGYSVPDLLQKMRLVAAAVGRDEEGEALAQRMAGELEALRGDLAEIKSKRRVLFLLSVADGRANAAGHGTGADAVIRLAGAENVFGDMEGYKMLSPESAAALKPDVILMLDRAGPGGGDPLAIPALAATPAGQAGAVIRMDAAYLLGFGPRTPAALRDLAVRLYPDAGLGASLVR
- a CDS encoding TonB-dependent hemoglobin/transferrin/lactoferrin family receptor; the protein is MQLDTVVVTGGGPSASEGAAGTQTTSTTSRATIDRKLIDDIQDLGRTQEAGVSFNRNTNSINIRGLEGARVLTTIDGVRVPYLADVTRGANGGADSFDFNALSALDLTRGADPLLGTGALGGVLALRTLDPEDLLLGGRRIGALTKNGYDSADRSWFTSNAAAVRAGDTLALVQGGTRTGHETDTMGTLDLYGPQRTAPNPEDYDQYNLLGKVYQYVEGGHRFGLTGEVFNRKEDFEGRTSQSRTGNYRPGQYFTGEEVDRRKAALTYDFDSPDGEGWIDTAKMVLYYQQIERDTSVNAYRTTSVIGPFSRNNSIDEEAFGFNGFVGKTFETGEVQHRVTLGTELRTADTTQYSAGRDNCSLNRARDRFACGMLHTNQADAPDVTSRILGLYGEDEVALLAGRLRVTPGLRFDWFDNDPEATPEYRASAAFTGTVPNGNSDHAFSPKLGVEYDLLPQLTAYAQYTKGFRAPTVGELYSRYGAVGSYLRTGNADLLSETSDGFDAGLRYGDEDLGAQINVFTTRYRNFIDTVQLRAPGGEYPLGGVSSYYNIPDARISGVELGSHVRFLDRWTARASLAYSEGRNLTDDTYLDSVPPLTAILGLGYDHTDWGGEVTTKLAARRDKVDDGFEAPGYGVVDMTAWYEPTQVPGLKLAAGVFNLFDKTYYDAVNVPETRAQPSLYYTEPGRSFRINATYRF